The following are encoded together in the Pseudomonas sediminis genome:
- a CDS encoding DUF3034 family protein — MRTRLILLLCGLLPALAGAEQGRLLATGGATSIDGAAGGGIVPWAVLAGYGEEGEWGATSFLTRVETGDYRLDVGGLAVSYGNRVELSYARQRFDLGTLARDLNLPDNSLSQDILGLKVRLFGDLIYDRLPQVSLGIEHKRQKDFLVPSLVGAQRDEDTEAYLATSRLLLGAAFGYNLLLNGNLRYSRANEQGLLGFGGDRRDEHSLLKEGSIAVLLNPRWAVGVEYREKPDNLSFAGENDWSDLFVGYFPNKHLAVVLAYARLGEIAGLDHQDGVYLSLQGSF, encoded by the coding sequence ATGCGCACACGCCTGATCCTTCTTCTCTGCGGCCTGCTGCCGGCCCTGGCCGGCGCCGAGCAGGGGCGCCTGCTGGCCACCGGCGGTGCCACCAGCATCGACGGTGCGGCCGGCGGCGGCATCGTGCCCTGGGCGGTGCTGGCCGGCTATGGCGAGGAGGGCGAGTGGGGCGCCACCAGCTTCCTGACGCGGGTGGAGACCGGCGACTACCGCCTGGACGTCGGCGGCCTGGCCGTGTCCTACGGCAATCGCGTCGAGCTGTCCTACGCCCGCCAGCGTTTCGACCTGGGCACCCTGGCCCGCGATCTGAACCTGCCGGACAACAGCCTCAGCCAGGACATCCTCGGCCTCAAGGTGCGCCTGTTCGGCGACCTGATCTACGACCGTCTGCCGCAGGTGTCCCTGGGCATCGAGCACAAACGGCAGAAGGACTTCCTGGTGCCCAGCCTGGTCGGCGCCCAGCGTGACGAGGACACCGAGGCCTATCTCGCCACCAGCCGCCTGCTGCTCGGTGCGGCGTTCGGCTACAACCTGCTGCTCAACGGCAACCTGCGCTACAGCCGGGCCAACGAGCAGGGCCTGCTGGGCTTCGGCGGTGACCGCCGCGACGAGCATTCGCTGCTCAAGGAAGGCTCCATCGCCGTGCTGCTCAACCCGCGCTGGGCGGTGGGGGTGGAGTACCGCGAGAAGCCGGACAACCTGAGCTTCGCCGGCGAGAACGACTGGTCCGACCTGTTCGTCGGCTACTTCCCCAACAAGCACCTGGCCGTAGTGCTGGCCTATGCCCGGCTCGGCGAGATCGCCGGCCTCGATCATCAGGACGGGGTCTACCTGTCCCTGCAGGGGAGCTTCTGA
- a CDS encoding IS5 family transposase: MRGADITQESLFTVAKLDDFVPATHPLRAIRKLADTALQRMSALFDTLYADTGRASIAPEKLMRAQLLQLFYSLRSERMLMEQLGYNLLFRWFVGLAIDDPVWDHSVFSKNRDRLNAQAVAAGFLSEVVRLAEKQGLISDEHFSVDGTLLQAWASQKSFRPKDDTPDDQGPGPRNAPPDFKGHKRSNDTHASTSDPDARLYRKSHKTGAQLSYMGHVLMEHRSGLVRSAHVTLACGRGEREAALAMLSKLGGRRRRTLAADKAYDTADFVAACRALGVTPHVAQNTNGRRSAIDGRTTRHAGYGLSLKIRAWIETHFGWLKAAAGLRQVKQRGLERVDALFQLAMAASNLVRLPKLLATGSMA; this comes from the coding sequence ATGCGTGGCGCCGATATCACTCAGGAATCCTTGTTCACTGTCGCCAAGCTCGATGACTTCGTGCCAGCGACTCACCCCCTGCGCGCCATCCGCAAGCTGGCAGACACCGCTCTGCAGCGGATGAGCGCCCTGTTCGACACCTTGTATGCCGACACCGGCCGCGCCTCGATCGCCCCCGAGAAGCTGATGCGGGCGCAGTTGCTGCAGTTGTTCTACTCGCTGCGCAGCGAGCGGATGCTGATGGAACAGCTGGGCTACAACCTGCTGTTCCGCTGGTTCGTCGGCCTGGCCATTGATGACCCGGTGTGGGATCACTCGGTCTTCTCGAAGAATCGTGACCGCCTCAATGCCCAGGCAGTGGCCGCCGGGTTTCTGAGCGAGGTGGTACGCCTGGCGGAGAAGCAGGGGCTGATCTCGGATGAGCACTTCTCGGTCGACGGCACATTGCTGCAAGCCTGGGCCTCTCAGAAGAGTTTCCGTCCCAAGGACGATACGCCAGACGATCAAGGCCCCGGACCACGCAATGCCCCGCCGGACTTCAAGGGGCACAAGCGCAGCAACGACACCCACGCCTCGACCAGCGATCCGGATGCCCGGCTGTACCGAAAGAGCCACAAGACCGGCGCGCAGCTGAGTTACATGGGGCATGTGCTGATGGAACACCGCAGTGGTCTGGTGCGCAGTGCTCATGTGACTCTGGCCTGTGGCCGTGGCGAACGCGAAGCCGCGCTGGCGATGCTGAGCAAGCTGGGTGGTCGCCGTCGACGCACCTTGGCTGCGGACAAGGCTTACGATACGGCAGACTTCGTGGCCGCCTGTCGTGCCCTCGGCGTGACACCCCATGTTGCGCAGAACACCAATGGTCGGCGCAGCGCCATCGATGGCCGTACCACGCGCCACGCCGGCTATGGTCTGAGCCTGAAGATTCGCGCCTGGATCGAAACCCACTTCGGCTGGCTCAAGGCGGCGGCCGGGCTGCGCCAGGTGAAGCAACGCGGACTTGAGCGTGTCGACGCGCTGTTCCAGCTGGCCATGGCGGCAAGCAACCTGGTGCGTCTGCCGAAGTTGCTGGCTACAGGCTCAATGGCATGA
- a CDS encoding YqaJ viral recombinase family protein has protein sequence MKATSLNGSTSKKRPALRLVSTKELPREDWLQIRKQGIGSSDAAAAVGLNPYKSQLELWLEKTGRDSKLPKTDPHDEESPAYWGNVLEPIVAWHYSKRTKHKVRRINAVLQHPNPELPWMLANIDREVIGTDEVQILECKTAGINGARLWKEGVPEYVQLQVMHQLAVTGKKAADVAVLLGGQTLEIHRIERDEQMIARLIELERRFWQYVETDTPPPADGSASAELALRCLYPQDNGQVVDFSGNAGLAAAFLELKAVRQSISEKEKREAELKQMLQQAMGESTRAEFSSGYVSWRKAKDSNVLDVERLLQEKPYLQARYPKLKEGSRRFLIG, from the coding sequence ATGAAAGCAACGTCATTGAATGGCAGCACCAGCAAGAAACGCCCTGCCCTGCGTCTGGTCAGCACCAAGGAGCTGCCGCGCGAGGACTGGTTGCAGATCCGCAAGCAAGGCATCGGCAGTTCGGATGCAGCAGCGGCGGTCGGTCTCAATCCCTACAAATCTCAATTGGAGCTGTGGCTGGAGAAAACCGGCCGCGACAGCAAACTGCCGAAGACCGACCCGCACGATGAAGAAAGCCCGGCCTACTGGGGCAACGTGCTGGAGCCCATCGTGGCCTGGCATTACAGCAAGCGCACGAAGCACAAGGTACGTCGCATCAACGCCGTGCTGCAGCATCCCAATCCGGAATTGCCCTGGATGCTGGCCAACATTGATCGCGAGGTGATCGGTACAGACGAGGTGCAGATTCTCGAATGCAAGACAGCCGGCATAAACGGGGCACGCCTCTGGAAAGAAGGCGTCCCCGAATATGTGCAGTTGCAGGTGATGCACCAGCTCGCCGTCACCGGTAAGAAGGCGGCCGATGTGGCGGTGTTGCTCGGTGGTCAGACGCTGGAGATCCATCGCATCGAGCGGGATGAGCAGATGATCGCTCGCCTGATCGAGTTGGAGCGCCGTTTCTGGCAGTACGTCGAAACGGATACCCCACCGCCCGCAGATGGCAGTGCCTCGGCTGAGCTGGCACTGCGTTGCCTTTATCCGCAGGACAACGGCCAGGTCGTCGACTTCAGTGGTAACGCCGGCTTGGCAGCGGCCTTCCTGGAACTGAAGGCTGTGCGTCAATCAATCTCTGAGAAGGAAAAGCGCGAAGCCGAGCTCAAGCAAATGCTACAGCAGGCCATGGGTGAATCCACCCGTGCGGAGTTCTCCAGCGGCTATGTGAGCTGGCGCAAAGCCAAGGACAGCAACGTGCTCGATGTCGAACGCCTGCTCCAGGAAAAGCCCTACCTGCAGGCCCGTTATCCGAAGCTTAAGGAAGGCAGTAGGCGCTTTCTGATCGGCTGA
- a CDS encoding NUDIX domain-containing protein has translation MSTAEVLAGVDIVALRLGEEGELQLLLIRRAQAPFAEQWALPGVLVNGRCADASLDAAAARALQDKARIAPAHLEQVATVGNAVRDPRGWSLSTFYLALLAPDVELQGADLRFVTLSEVLEGRLALPFDHAQLVLQAAERLAGKALYTALPLYLLAPRFTVTEALSAFQACLGQAVQHTTLRGRLEKMKQQGWVLDSGEKNQPKMGRPQNLLEHRPQAAGGFIFDRSVLS, from the coding sequence ATGAGTACTGCCGAAGTGCTGGCCGGGGTGGATATCGTGGCGTTGCGCCTGGGCGAGGAGGGGGAGCTGCAATTGCTGCTGATCCGCCGCGCCCAGGCGCCGTTCGCTGAGCAATGGGCATTGCCCGGCGTGCTGGTCAATGGTCGCTGCGCTGATGCCAGTCTCGACGCTGCTGCCGCACGCGCGCTGCAGGACAAGGCGCGCATCGCCCCGGCGCATCTGGAGCAGGTCGCCACCGTCGGCAACGCGGTCCGCGACCCGCGCGGCTGGTCGTTGTCGACCTTCTATCTGGCCTTGCTGGCGCCGGATGTCGAACTGCAGGGGGCTGATCTGCGCTTCGTTACCTTGAGCGAGGTGCTGGAGGGGCGCCTGGCACTGCCGTTCGACCATGCCCAACTGGTGCTCCAGGCAGCCGAGCGGCTTGCCGGCAAGGCGCTGTACACCGCGCTGCCGCTGTACCTGCTGGCGCCGCGCTTCACCGTCACCGAAGCGCTAAGCGCGTTCCAGGCCTGCCTCGGCCAGGCGGTGCAGCACACCACCCTGCGTGGGCGGCTGGAGAAGATGAAGCAGCAGGGCTGGGTGCTGGACAGCGGGGAGAAGAACCAGCCGAAGATGGGCCGCCCGCAGAACCTGCTGGAGCATCGGCCGCAGGCCGCCGGAGGGTTCATTTTCGATCGCAGCGTGCTGTCCTGA
- the istA gene encoding IS21-like element ISPst3 family transposase has translation MEMMGKIRRMYFRDKLSLHEIAKRTGLARNTIRKWVRAPEAKQPVYQRRAIFNKLSPFHATLEQALKADSLRPKQQRRSAKALLAQIKADGYDGGYSQLTAFIRAWRGGQGKASQAFVPLTFALGEAFQFDWSEEGLLVGGIYRRMQVAHLKLCASRAFWLVAYPSQGHEMLFDAHTRSFSALGGVPRRGIYDNMKTAVDKVNKGKGRAVNARFAVMCAHYLFDPDFCNVAAGWEKGIVEKNVQDSRRRIWLDAQDCQFHSFEELNAWLGQRCRALWNELTHPQYSGLSVAEVLELERAELMPVPAPFDGYVERPARVSSTCLVSVGRNRYSVPCEYAGRWVSSRLYPTRIEVVADDALIASHARLLDRDQVSYDWQHYIPLIERKPGALRNGAPFADLPVPLRQLKHGLGRHAGGDRIMAQVLAAVPVAGLDAVLVAVELVLESGSLSAEHILNVVARLIASEPPPSVETHLSLKEAPVANTARYDRLRGQAEEVGHA, from the coding sequence ATGGAAATGATGGGCAAAATCCGCCGGATGTATTTCCGCGACAAGCTGTCGCTGCATGAGATAGCCAAGCGCACCGGGCTGGCGCGCAACACGATTCGCAAGTGGGTCAGAGCACCTGAGGCCAAGCAGCCGGTGTACCAACGCCGCGCGATCTTTAACAAACTCAGCCCTTTTCACGCCACGCTAGAGCAGGCGCTAAAAGCCGATTCGCTGCGCCCCAAGCAACAGCGGCGCAGTGCCAAGGCGCTGTTGGCGCAAATCAAAGCCGATGGTTATGACGGTGGCTACAGCCAGCTCACCGCGTTTATCCGTGCCTGGCGAGGGGGACAGGGCAAGGCGTCGCAGGCCTTTGTGCCGCTGACCTTTGCTCTTGGCGAGGCGTTTCAGTTTGACTGGAGCGAGGAAGGCTTGCTGGTCGGCGGCATTTACCGGCGTATGCAGGTGGCACACCTGAAGCTGTGTGCCAGCCGTGCGTTCTGGCTGGTGGCGTATCCGAGCCAGGGCCATGAGATGTTATTCGACGCCCATACCCGCTCATTCAGTGCCTTGGGCGGCGTGCCGCGCCGGGGCATCTACGACAACATGAAGACCGCCGTCGACAAGGTCAATAAGGGCAAAGGCCGGGCGGTGAATGCACGCTTTGCGGTGATGTGCGCGCATTACCTGTTCGATCCGGACTTCTGCAACGTCGCCGCTGGTTGGGAAAAGGGCATCGTTGAAAAGAACGTGCAAGACAGCCGCAGGCGTATCTGGCTAGACGCCCAGGACTGCCAGTTTCACTCCTTCGAGGAACTCAATGCCTGGCTGGGCCAGCGCTGCCGCGCGCTTTGGAACGAGCTGACGCACCCTCAATACAGCGGTCTGAGTGTGGCCGAAGTGCTGGAGTTGGAGCGCGCTGAACTGATGCCTGTGCCAGCGCCATTCGACGGTTACGTCGAGCGGCCTGCGCGGGTCTCCAGCACCTGCCTGGTCAGCGTCGGGCGCAACCGCTACTCGGTGCCGTGTGAGTACGCAGGTAGGTGGGTCAGCAGCCGTTTGTATCCGACGCGCATCGAGGTGGTGGCCGATGATGCGCTGATTGCCAGCCATGCGCGCTTGCTGGATCGCGACCAGGTCAGCTACGACTGGCAGCACTACATCCCGCTGATTGAGCGCAAGCCTGGCGCGCTGCGCAACGGAGCGCCCTTTGCTGATCTGCCGGTGCCGCTGCGTCAGCTTAAGCACGGCCTGGGGCGTCATGCCGGCGGTGACCGGATCATGGCGCAAGTCCTGGCTGCCGTACCGGTCGCCGGACTCGATGCCGTGCTGGTAGCCGTTGAACTGGTACTGGAGAGCGGCAGCCTGAGCGCCGAACACATCCTCAATGTCGTGGCACGGCTGATAGCATCCGAACCACCACCCAGCGTCGAAACCCACTTGTCGCTCAAGGAAGCCCCCGTCGCTAACACGGCGCGCTACGACCGCCTGCGTGGCCAGGCCGAGGAGGTCGGTCATGCGTGA
- a CDS encoding DUF4113 domain-containing protein → MAGLQQLNWASEGVGSKAAALVDLSTVAGKKISNPPWVKFQSAGWVNIPSAPTIRDPIRRDKLLKAMPVEEVWGVGPRMRSHLEGMQIKTAWDLAQMDAWTLRKRFNVVVEKTVRELRGVACLEIENETEPKQEICSSRSFGKRLRELAPIQEAVTSYATRAAEKLRKQESLCRQVRVSLRTGMFNPTEAKYANGILCQLPYPTDDSRLIIKTVQAGLQQVFREGFSYAKAQVMLLDLCRRNEYTPDLFAPEQPVKTERLMSTLDAINNRWGRGTLQPGRIAKPVEWAMRRELLSPAYTTRWSELMVAKAK, encoded by the coding sequence GTGGCAGGTCTTCAACAGCTGAACTGGGCTAGCGAAGGAGTGGGTTCAAAAGCAGCTGCGCTGGTAGACTTATCCACAGTTGCTGGTAAAAAAATCAGCAATCCGCCCTGGGTCAAATTTCAATCGGCAGGGTGGGTCAATATTCCATCAGCGCCAACAATCCGCGATCCGATTCGTCGCGACAAGCTGCTCAAGGCCATGCCCGTAGAGGAAGTCTGGGGAGTTGGTCCCCGCATGCGTTCGCACCTGGAAGGCATGCAAATCAAGACCGCTTGGGACTTGGCGCAGATGGATGCCTGGACACTGCGCAAGCGATTCAATGTCGTGGTCGAGAAAACTGTGCGCGAACTGCGCGGGGTGGCGTGCCTGGAGATCGAGAACGAGACCGAGCCAAAGCAGGAGATCTGCTCTAGCCGCTCGTTCGGCAAGCGCCTGCGTGAGTTAGCTCCCATCCAGGAAGCCGTGACCAGCTACGCCACGCGCGCTGCTGAAAAACTGCGCAAGCAGGAGTCGCTCTGCCGGCAGGTGCGTGTGAGTCTGCGCACTGGGATGTTCAACCCAACCGAGGCTAAGTACGCCAATGGCATCCTCTGCCAACTGCCCTATCCGACCGATGACAGCAGGCTGATCATCAAAACCGTCCAGGCTGGATTGCAGCAGGTCTTCAGAGAGGGCTTCAGCTACGCCAAGGCTCAGGTGATGCTGCTAGATCTGTGTCGCAGGAACGAATACACGCCGGATCTGTTTGCTCCCGAGCAGCCCGTGAAAACCGAGCGACTGATGAGCACCCTGGATGCGATCAACAATCGCTGGGGACGCGGAACGCTGCAGCCGGGACGCATCGCCAAGCCTGTCGAGTGGGCTATGCGCAGAGAATTGCTCTCCCCCGCATACACCACTCGCTGGTCTGAGTTAATGGTTGCAAAGGCCAAGTAG
- a CDS encoding group I truncated hemoglobin translates to MRGLSIILALLLGACAASPPPPKDDSLYRGLGELPGITRIVEGMLLNAARNPRITHHYDDVDIERLRDKLVEQFCVEAGGPCEYSGDSMEESHKGLNIDRGDFNALVEDLIDAMDAEGVAVPVQNRLLARLAAMRGQIIGR, encoded by the coding sequence ATGCGCGGATTGTCGATCATCCTGGCTCTGCTGCTCGGTGCCTGCGCCGCCAGCCCACCGCCGCCCAAGGACGACAGCCTGTACCGCGGCCTCGGCGAGCTGCCGGGGATCACCCGCATCGTCGAGGGCATGCTGCTCAACGCCGCGCGCAATCCGCGCATCACCCATCACTACGACGACGTCGATATCGAGCGTCTGCGCGACAAGCTGGTGGAGCAGTTCTGCGTCGAGGCCGGCGGCCCCTGCGAATACAGTGGCGACAGCATGGAAGAGAGCCACAAGGGGCTGAATATCGACCGCGGCGACTTCAACGCGCTGGTCGAAGACTTGATCGACGCGATGGACGCCGAGGGTGTCGCCGTGCCGGTGCAGAACCGCCTGCTGGCGCGTCTGGCGGCCATGCGCGGTCAGATCATCGGGCGCTAG
- a CDS encoding helix-turn-helix domain-containing protein — translation MPKSEETNLAKVVGLAIARQRMLCELTQEQVAERLGIGGEAVSRIERGIVMPNIERLMQFAEIFGCDAADLLTQASHRPEDQAVRISQMLNQLTPADRQLVLEMIERLTQRLSQD, via the coding sequence ATGCCGAAGTCTGAAGAAACGAACCTGGCCAAAGTGGTGGGCTTGGCGATTGCCAGGCAGCGCATGCTGTGCGAACTGACTCAAGAGCAGGTCGCCGAACGGCTAGGGATTGGTGGTGAAGCGGTGTCGCGTATCGAGCGTGGCATCGTGATGCCGAACATCGAGCGTCTGATGCAGTTCGCTGAGATATTTGGCTGTGACGCTGCGGATCTGCTGACCCAAGCCAGCCACCGGCCTGAAGACCAGGCCGTGCGTATCAGCCAGATGCTCAACCAGCTCACACCAGCAGATCGTCAACTGGTGCTGGAGATGATCGAGCGTCTCACCCAACGCCTGAGTCAGGATTGA
- a CDS encoding putative bifunctional diguanylate cyclase/phosphodiesterase encodes MKFSHSFQARIAGVLILLLSVVVGALYFSVKAATGVAVQSQLREDLGVGGRVLEQLIELRGSQLRDAVQVLAADFGFKDAVASGDGDTIRSALANHGARINADAVLLLALDGALQVSSDQRIGAAAAERLAGRVAEQAGQGAQVFLLPVEGEVYLLVASAVSAPLPIARVVMGFHIDENFAQELRELTHLELTLVSIERGAATGWISTLPPSVHEHLREEILQQKQDSGSRLLQAGDQRYLGEWRNLASAGDYQVLALLHKSLDQAEQAFASLDHDILLIALAAFFGSLLGALLLARSLAQPVQELARVARRIGLGDYFTPITLQRRDELGSLAQAFTSMQEGIAERERQLAHNALHDALTGLPNRTLALERLGSAISAERPTALLHIGVGNFRSILDSCGADGADLALQQLSRRLQATLRPGDSLARLVNDEMLLMLENSDSDNAIAAADRLYQLLLKPMRVGTLDVVLDCSIGIAAYPTHGNSPDDLLRRAAIAMQDAAQQSGRLELYQEGRDAAHQRQIKLVRDLRHAAERGELILYYQPKLDIPARRVHEAECLLRWNHPHYGMVSPGEFIPLAERTGSIQLLTTWVIGEALRQLHEWNGHGLVMQVSLNISAEDLVDLQLAERVQRQLAEQGVAAEQLVFEITESAMMRDQQRALDVLLRLRACGIQLSVDDFGTGYSSLAQLKRMPVQELKIDQSFIRELDEHSEDAVIVRSTIEMSHSLGLKVVAEGVELAPMLELLARWGCDTAQGYLIGKPMPAAAFEQWLRQWQGSQLAKVF; translated from the coding sequence GTGAAGTTCAGCCATAGCTTTCAGGCGCGCATCGCCGGGGTCCTGATCCTCCTCCTGTCGGTGGTGGTGGGCGCGCTGTACTTCTCGGTCAAGGCGGCCACCGGCGTGGCGGTGCAGAGCCAGCTGCGCGAGGACCTCGGCGTCGGTGGCCGGGTGCTGGAGCAGCTGATCGAGCTGCGCGGCAGCCAGCTGCGCGATGCGGTGCAGGTGCTGGCGGCCGACTTCGGCTTCAAGGACGCGGTGGCCAGCGGCGACGGCGACACCATTCGCTCGGCGCTGGCCAACCATGGCGCGCGCATCAATGCCGACGCCGTGTTGCTGCTGGCCCTGGACGGCGCCCTGCAGGTCAGCAGCGACCAGCGCATCGGCGCCGCGGCGGCCGAGCGCCTGGCCGGGCGGGTGGCCGAGCAGGCCGGGCAGGGCGCCCAGGTGTTCCTGTTGCCGGTGGAGGGCGAGGTCTACCTGCTGGTGGCCTCTGCTGTCAGCGCGCCGCTGCCGATCGCCCGGGTGGTGATGGGCTTCCACATCGACGAGAACTTCGCCCAGGAGCTGCGCGAGCTGACCCACCTGGAGCTGACCCTGGTATCGATTGAGCGCGGCGCGGCCACCGGCTGGATCAGCACCCTGCCTCCCAGCGTGCATGAGCACCTGCGCGAGGAAATCCTGCAGCAGAAACAGGACAGCGGCAGCCGCCTGCTGCAGGCCGGCGACCAGCGCTACCTAGGCGAATGGCGCAACCTGGCCAGCGCCGGCGATTACCAGGTGCTGGCGCTGCTGCACAAATCCCTGGACCAGGCCGAGCAGGCCTTCGCCTCGCTGGACCATGACATTCTGCTGATCGCCCTGGCCGCCTTCTTCGGCTCGCTGCTCGGCGCGCTGCTGCTGGCGCGCAGCCTGGCGCAGCCGGTGCAGGAGCTGGCGCGGGTGGCGCGACGCATCGGCCTCGGCGACTACTTCACCCCGATTACCCTGCAGCGCCGCGACGAGTTGGGCAGCCTGGCCCAGGCCTTCACCAGCATGCAGGAGGGCATCGCCGAGCGGGAGCGGCAGCTGGCCCACAACGCCCTGCACGATGCCCTGACCGGCCTGCCCAACCGCACCCTGGCGCTGGAGCGGCTGGGTAGCGCGATCAGCGCGGAGCGGCCCACCGCGCTGCTGCACATCGGCGTGGGCAACTTCCGCTCCATTCTCGACAGCTGTGGCGCCGATGGCGCCGACCTGGCCCTGCAGCAGCTCAGCCGGCGCCTGCAGGCTACCCTGCGCCCCGGCGACAGCCTGGCGCGGCTGGTCAACGACGAGATGCTGCTGATGCTGGAGAACAGCGACAGCGATAACGCCATCGCCGCGGCGGACCGTCTGTACCAGCTGCTGCTCAAGCCGATGCGCGTCGGTACCCTGGACGTGGTCCTGGACTGCAGCATCGGCATCGCCGCCTATCCCACCCATGGCAACAGCCCGGACGATCTGCTGCGCCGCGCCGCCATCGCCATGCAGGACGCCGCCCAGCAGTCCGGGCGCCTGGAGCTGTATCAGGAGGGCCGCGACGCCGCCCACCAGCGGCAGATCAAGCTGGTGCGCGATCTGCGCCACGCCGCCGAGCGCGGCGAGCTGATCCTCTATTACCAGCCCAAGCTGGATATACCCGCGCGCCGCGTGCACGAGGCCGAATGCCTGCTGCGCTGGAACCATCCGCATTACGGCATGGTGTCTCCCGGCGAGTTCATTCCGCTGGCCGAGCGCACCGGCAGCATCCAGCTGCTCACCACCTGGGTGATCGGCGAGGCGCTGCGCCAGCTGCATGAATGGAACGGCCATGGCCTGGTCATGCAGGTGTCGCTGAATATCTCCGCCGAGGACCTGGTCGATCTGCAGCTGGCCGAACGGGTCCAGCGACAGTTGGCGGAGCAGGGCGTGGCGGCCGAGCAGCTGGTGTTCGAGATCACCGAGAGCGCCATGATGCGCGACCAGCAGCGCGCCCTGGATGTGCTGCTGCGCCTGCGCGCCTGCGGCATCCAGCTATCGGTGGACGACTTCGGCACCGGCTACTCGTCCCTGGCCCAGCTCAAGCGCATGCCGGTGCAGGAGCTGAAGATCGACCAGTCGTTCATCCGCGAGCTGGACGAACACAGCGAGGACGCGGTGATCGTCCGCTCCACCATCGAGATGAGCCACAGCCTGGGCCTCAAGGTGGTGGCCGAGGGCGTGGAGCTCGCCCCTATGCTGGAGCTGCTGGCGCGCTGGGGCTGCGATACCGCCCAGGGCTATCTGATCGGCAAGCCGATGCCGGCCGCCGCCTTCGAGCAGTGGCTGCGGCAATGGCAGGGCTCCCAACTGGCAAAGGTATTCTGA
- a CDS encoding methylamine utilization protein has protein sequence MKRHLAALALLLSCIALPAGAAGLAAELVDGQGQPLANAVLSLKGVGASARNEPAIMDQRDKQFMPSVLAVRSGTSVKFPNSDDIRHHVYSFSPTKRFELRLYKGTPSEPVLFDKPGVVVLGCNIHDWMVGYVYVTDDPWFAVSDEQGRLILDGLPAGSYQVTLWHPQLENMLPLSAGTLEVPAAGLSQRFPLRLAGAAVAPAAPKPSAFGEAFRKAASEVQP, from the coding sequence ATGAAGCGCCACCTCGCCGCCCTGGCTCTGCTCCTCAGCTGCATCGCCCTGCCGGCCGGCGCCGCCGGGCTCGCCGCCGAGCTGGTGGACGGCCAGGGCCAGCCGCTGGCCAACGCCGTGCTCAGCCTCAAGGGCGTGGGTGCTTCCGCGCGCAACGAGCCGGCGATCATGGATCAGCGCGACAAGCAGTTCATGCCCAGCGTGTTGGCCGTGCGCAGCGGCACCTCGGTGAAGTTCCCCAACAGCGACGACATCCGCCACCACGTCTATTCCTTCTCGCCGACCAAACGCTTCGAGCTGCGCCTGTACAAGGGCACGCCGAGCGAGCCGGTGCTGTTCGACAAGCCCGGCGTGGTGGTGCTCGGCTGCAATATCCACGACTGGATGGTCGGCTACGTCTATGTCACCGACGATCCCTGGTTTGCCGTCAGCGACGAGCAGGGCCGGCTGATCCTCGATGGCCTGCCTGCGGGCAGCTACCAGGTCACCTTGTGGCACCCGCAGCTGGAGAACATGCTGCCGCTGAGCGCCGGCACCCTCGAGGTGCCTGCGGCCGGGTTGAGCCAGCGTTTCCCGCTGCGGCTGGCTGGCGCTGCCGTGGCCCCGGCTGCGCCCAAGCCCAGTGCCTTTGGCGAGGCCTTCAGGAAGGCGGCGAGTGAAGTTCAGCCATAG
- the radC gene encoding RadC family protein has translation MKFHKLRAGEVAGSYLVDSPVSENDILRMAQQLATQRLSKGRALTDPHKVREHLQVLLQDLPHEVFAVLLLDSKHRVISFEELFRGTLDAASVYPREVIKTVLAQNAAAVILVHNHPSGDPSPSQADIRLTQTLKNALAMVGTTTLDHFIVGSEGIVSLAEQGLL, from the coding sequence ATGAAATTTCACAAGCTCAGGGCCGGTGAAGTCGCCGGCAGTTACCTGGTGGATTCGCCCGTCAGCGAAAACGACATCCTGCGCATGGCCCAACAGCTAGCTACTCAGCGACTGAGTAAAGGCCGCGCGCTGACTGATCCACACAAAGTCAGGGAACACCTGCAAGTGCTGCTGCAGGATCTGCCGCACGAAGTCTTCGCGGTGCTGTTGCTCGACAGCAAACACCGCGTGATCAGTTTCGAGGAACTGTTTCGCGGCACCCTCGACGCAGCCAGCGTCTATCCGCGTGAAGTCATCAAAACCGTGCTCGCACAAAACGCCGCTGCAGTGATCCTGGTGCACAACCATCCCTCCGGCGATCCCTCGCCCAGCCAGGCAGATATACGCCTGACGCAGACACTCAAAAACGCACTGGCCATGGTTGGCACCACCACGCTGGATCACTTCATCGTGGGGTCAGAAGGCATCGTGTCGCTGGCTGAACAGGGCTTGCTTTAA